From Streptomyces sp. TLI_053, a single genomic window includes:
- a CDS encoding ABC transporter ATP-binding protein has protein sequence METSQSHAAGDHVIEVTDLHRHYGTGSDRYHAVRGVDLTVGRGELFALLGTNGAGKTSTMELVEGLAAPTGGRVRVLGHDPHRERAAVRPRIGIMLQEGGFPGDLTVAETGRAWAGITSHARPLDEALELVGLGHRRGVRVKQLSGGERRRLDLAMALLGRPEVLFLDEPSTGLDPEARAAVWQLVRELRAEGTTVLLTTHYLEEAEELADRLAIMHGGQIVAAGTVAEVIAGRPSRIGFELPAFTGTSLPPLAGATVTVDGRKVTVKTPALQATLTELLGWADRHGIALGALDARSASLEEAFLAIASEAGHRPPADTPAAPPARRKLIGLAR, from the coding sequence ATGGAAACGAGCCAGTCCCACGCCGCCGGCGACCACGTGATCGAGGTCACCGACCTGCACCGCCACTACGGCACCGGCAGTGACCGCTACCACGCGGTCCGCGGCGTCGATCTGACCGTCGGCCGCGGCGAGCTGTTCGCCCTGCTGGGCACCAACGGGGCCGGCAAGACGTCCACCATGGAACTCGTCGAGGGCCTCGCCGCCCCGACCGGGGGCCGGGTCCGGGTGCTCGGGCACGACCCGCACCGGGAGCGGGCCGCCGTCCGCCCCCGGATCGGCATCATGCTCCAGGAGGGCGGCTTCCCCGGCGACCTCACCGTCGCCGAGACCGGCCGGGCCTGGGCCGGCATCACCAGCCACGCCCGTCCCCTGGACGAGGCGCTGGAGCTGGTCGGCCTCGGCCACCGCCGCGGGGTCCGGGTCAAGCAGCTCTCCGGCGGCGAGCGCCGCCGTCTCGACCTGGCGATGGCGCTGCTCGGACGGCCCGAGGTGCTGTTCCTGGACGAGCCGAGCACCGGCCTCGACCCCGAGGCCCGCGCCGCCGTCTGGCAGCTGGTCCGCGAGCTGCGCGCCGAGGGCACCACGGTGCTGCTCACCACGCACTACCTCGAGGAGGCCGAGGAACTCGCCGACCGGCTGGCGATCATGCACGGCGGGCAGATCGTCGCGGCCGGCACGGTGGCCGAGGTGATCGCCGGACGCCCGTCCCGGATCGGCTTCGAACTGCCCGCCTTCACCGGCACCTCCCTCCCGCCGCTGGCCGGCGCCACCGTCACCGTCGACGGCCGGAAGGTCACCGTCAAGACGCCCGCCCTGCAGGCCACCCTGACCGAGCTGCTCGGCTGGGCCGACCGGCACGGGATCGCGCTCGGCGCCCTCGACGCCCGCAGCGCCTCCCTGGAGGAGGCCTTCCTGGCCATCGCCTCCGAGGCGGGCCACCGGCCCCCGGCCGACACCCCCGCCGCTCCCCCCGCCCGCCGCAAGCTGATCGGACTCGCCCGATGA
- a CDS encoding phosphoribosylaminoimidazolesuccinocarboxamide synthase, whose protein sequence is MSGFVTKPEPVQVPGLVHLHTGKVRDLYRAESGELVMVASDRTSAYDWVLPNEIPDKGRILTQLSLWWFERIADIVPNHVVSTEVPAGAPADWKGRTLVCRSLDMVPVECVARGYLAGSGLEEYRVSRTVCGVALPEGLEDGSELPAPIYTPALKAEVGEHDENVPYEETARRVGAELADQLRRTTLDVYSRARDIARDRGILLADTKFEFGLLDGELVIGDEVLTPDSSRFWPADEWEPGHPQPSFDKQIVRDWLTSPASGWDRKSEQPPPELPAEVVERVRAKYVEAYERITGLTWA, encoded by the coding sequence TTGAGCGGATTTGTCACCAAGCCCGAGCCGGTCCAGGTGCCCGGCCTGGTCCACCTGCACACCGGCAAGGTGCGCGACCTGTACCGCGCCGAGTCGGGCGAGCTGGTGATGGTCGCCAGCGACCGCACCTCGGCCTACGACTGGGTGCTGCCCAACGAGATCCCGGACAAGGGCCGCATCCTCACCCAGCTCTCGCTGTGGTGGTTCGAGCGGATCGCCGACATCGTGCCCAACCACGTGGTCTCCACCGAGGTCCCGGCCGGAGCCCCGGCCGACTGGAAGGGCCGCACCCTGGTCTGCCGCAGCCTGGACATGGTGCCGGTCGAGTGCGTCGCCCGCGGCTACCTGGCCGGCTCCGGCCTGGAGGAGTACCGGGTCTCCCGCACCGTCTGCGGCGTCGCGCTGCCCGAGGGCCTGGAGGACGGGTCCGAGCTGCCCGCCCCGATCTACACCCCCGCCCTGAAGGCCGAGGTCGGCGAGCACGACGAGAACGTCCCCTACGAGGAGACCGCCCGCCGGGTCGGCGCCGAGCTGGCCGACCAGCTCCGCCGGACCACCCTGGACGTCTACTCCCGGGCCCGGGACATCGCCCGTGACCGGGGCATCCTGCTGGCCGACACCAAGTTCGAGTTCGGCCTGCTGGACGGCGAGCTGGTGATCGGCGACGAGGTGCTCACCCCGGACTCCTCGCGCTTCTGGCCGGCCGACGAGTGGGAGCCGGGCCACCCCCAGCCCTCCTTCGACAAGCAGATCGTCCGCGACTGGCTGACCTCCCCGGCCTCCGGCTGGGACCGGAAGAGCGAGCAGCCGCCGCCGGAGCTGCCGGCCGAGGTGGTCGAGCGGGTGCGTGCCAAGTACGTCGAGGCGTACGAGCGGATCACCGGCCTGACCTGGGCCTGA
- the purQ gene encoding phosphoribosylformylglycinamidine synthase subunit PurQ codes for MTTRVGVVTFPGSLDDRDARRAVRLAGAEPVALWHRDKDLHQVDAVVLPGGFSYGDYLRCGAISRFSPVMETVIEQARQGMPVLGICNGFQVLCESHLLPGALTRNDSLHFVCRDQKLRIENNGTAWTGDYTPGQEIVVPLKNGEGRFVADERVLDELEAEGRVVARYLDVNPNGSYRDIAGITNAAGNVVGLMPHPEHAVEPLTGPTTEGLGFFTSVLKQLVNA; via the coding sequence GTGACCACCCGCGTCGGCGTCGTCACTTTCCCCGGCTCCCTCGACGACCGCGACGCCCGGCGCGCGGTCCGCCTGGCCGGCGCCGAGCCGGTCGCCCTCTGGCACCGTGACAAGGATCTCCACCAGGTCGACGCCGTCGTCCTGCCGGGCGGATTCAGTTACGGCGACTATCTGCGCTGCGGTGCGATCTCCCGGTTCTCGCCGGTGATGGAGACCGTCATCGAGCAGGCCCGGCAGGGAATGCCCGTTCTCGGTATCTGCAACGGCTTCCAGGTGCTGTGCGAATCCCACCTGCTGCCCGGCGCGCTCACCCGCAACGACTCGCTGCACTTCGTCTGCCGCGACCAGAAGCTGCGGATCGAGAACAACGGCACCGCCTGGACCGGGGATTACACCCCCGGGCAGGAAATCGTCGTGCCGCTGAAGAACGGCGAGGGCCGCTTCGTCGCCGACGAGCGGGTCCTGGACGAGCTGGAGGCCGAGGGCCGGGTGGTCGCCCGCTACCTCGACGTCAACCCCAACGGTTCGTACCGTGACATCGCCGGCATCACCAACGCCGCCGGCAATGTCGTCGGTCTGATGCCGCACCCCGAGCACGCCGTGGAGCCGCTCACCGGTCCCACCACCGAGGGCCTGGGCTTCTTCACCTCCGTCCTGAAGCAGCTGGTGAACGCCTGA
- a CDS encoding sensor histidine kinase, with product MDVVNPVRAWRGRSKPQRSELYLRWSLYLMALAPLPVTVLINSADPDSGAEPASRVALVLGLALTLVTLRAYRTSLDHYLKRPTDHLRWLALTGGVAVAGAWVLLLLGPRVDPVPGGEQVVFTLPIVSTMLFSSFGPASVGLPPRRAALAGAAALLAVAPAMLLVGAEPGTTAGILVGSGLVMVFIGCSCRSFAWLQSVVQELDTAREAQARLAVAEERLRFSRDLHDVMGRNLTTIALKSELAVQLARRGRPEAAEQMAEVQQIAQESQREVRDVVRGYRTAALHAEAVGARAVLRSADVACEIDLGEHAEQLPEAVQSVLGWVIREATTNVLRHSEAGHCSIRLRHEGGRALLELENDGVPAVPLPSQGGGTGLSGLRERLAAHNGELTVPDAGPGHFRLLASVPL from the coding sequence ATGGATGTCGTGAATCCGGTGCGCGCATGGCGGGGCCGTTCCAAGCCCCAGCGCTCCGAGCTCTACCTCCGCTGGTCGCTCTACCTGATGGCGCTGGCTCCGCTGCCGGTCACCGTGCTGATCAACTCGGCCGACCCGGACTCCGGCGCCGAGCCCGCGTCCAGGGTCGCCCTGGTGCTCGGCCTCGCCCTCACCCTGGTCACCCTGCGTGCCTACCGCACCTCGCTGGACCACTACCTCAAGCGGCCCACCGACCACCTGCGCTGGCTCGCCCTCACCGGCGGCGTCGCGGTGGCCGGCGCCTGGGTGCTGCTGCTGCTCGGCCCGCGGGTCGACCCGGTCCCCGGCGGGGAGCAGGTGGTCTTCACCCTCCCGATCGTCAGCACCATGCTGTTCTCCTCCTTCGGCCCGGCCTCGGTCGGACTGCCGCCGCGCCGGGCGGCGCTCGCCGGCGCCGCGGCGCTGCTGGCCGTCGCTCCCGCGATGCTGCTGGTCGGCGCCGAGCCCGGCACCACCGCCGGGATCCTGGTCGGCAGCGGCCTGGTGATGGTCTTCATCGGCTGCAGCTGCCGCAGCTTCGCCTGGCTCCAGTCGGTGGTCCAGGAGCTGGACACCGCCCGCGAGGCGCAGGCCCGGCTGGCCGTCGCCGAGGAGCGGCTGCGGTTCTCCCGCGACCTGCACGACGTGATGGGCCGCAACCTCACCACCATCGCGCTCAAGAGCGAGCTGGCCGTCCAGCTGGCCCGGCGCGGCCGCCCGGAGGCCGCCGAGCAGATGGCCGAGGTGCAGCAGATCGCCCAGGAGTCCCAGCGCGAGGTCCGCGACGTGGTCCGCGGCTACCGCACGGCGGCCCTGCACGCGGAGGCGGTCGGCGCCCGCGCGGTGCTCCGCTCGGCCGACGTGGCCTGCGAGATCGACCTCGGCGAGCACGCCGAGCAACTGCCGGAGGCGGTCCAGTCGGTGCTCGGCTGGGTGATCCGCGAGGCCACCACCAACGTGCTCCGGCACAGCGAGGCGGGCCACTGCTCGATCAGGCTCCGCCACGAGGGCGGCCGGGCCCTGCTGGAGCTGGAGAATGACGGGGTGCCGGCCGTACCGCTGCCCTCCCAGGGCGGCGGTACCGGCCTGAGCGGCCTGCGGGAACGGCTCGCCGCCCACAACGGCGAACTGACCGTCCCGGACGCCGGGCCGGGACACTTCCGGCTGCTCGCCAGCGTCCCGCTCTGA
- a CDS encoding ABC transporter permease produces the protein MTTATTTAGPQRARSSAAGPRSTVVRRLLALGRAEGVLLLRNRTALFTAVLLPVLLIGGLKNVLDQQAKDSPGLDVDSLLVNGAVGMVLAFVVYYNLTAAYVARRGELVLKRLRTGEARDIEIMVGTAVPSVGLALLMCTVIGVVGASALHLTAPVNPLLLVAGLALVVATLMALAAVSSAFTRTVESAGITTMPVLLLTQFGSGLFVPLEVMPERVADICRLLPTTPAFQLVRVGWFGTDGSEAPTGFAGSWAAAAPHLVTGSVWLALAVWGAVRYFRWEPRR, from the coding sequence ATGACCACCGCCACCACCACCGCCGGTCCGCAGCGCGCCCGCTCCTCCGCCGCGGGCCCGCGGAGCACCGTCGTCCGCCGGCTGCTCGCCCTCGGCCGGGCCGAGGGAGTGCTGCTGCTCCGCAACCGGACCGCCCTGTTCACCGCCGTCCTGCTGCCGGTGCTGCTGATCGGCGGGCTCAAGAACGTGCTCGACCAGCAGGCCAAGGACAGCCCCGGCCTGGACGTCGACTCGCTGCTGGTCAACGGCGCGGTCGGCATGGTGCTGGCCTTCGTCGTCTACTACAACCTGACCGCCGCCTACGTGGCCCGCCGCGGCGAGCTGGTGCTCAAGCGGCTGCGCACCGGGGAGGCCCGGGACATCGAGATCATGGTCGGCACCGCCGTCCCCTCGGTCGGTCTGGCCCTGCTGATGTGCACGGTGATCGGTGTCGTCGGCGCCTCCGCCCTGCACCTCACCGCACCGGTCAACCCGCTGCTGCTGGTGGCCGGCCTGGCCCTGGTCGTCGCGACCCTGATGGCGCTGGCCGCCGTCTCCAGCGCCTTCACCCGGACCGTGGAGAGCGCCGGCATCACCACCATGCCGGTCCTGCTGCTCACCCAGTTCGGCTCCGGGCTGTTCGTCCCGCTGGAGGTCATGCCCGAGCGCGTGGCCGACATCTGCCGCCTGCTGCCCACCACCCCGGCCTTCCAGCTGGTCCGGGTCGGCTGGTTCGGCACCGACGGCTCCGAGGCCCCGACCGGGTTCGCCGGCAGCTGGGCCGCCGCCGCTCCGCACCTCGTCACCGGGAGCGTCTGGCTCGCCCTCGCGGTCTGGGGCGCCGTCCGGTACTTCCGTTGGGAGCCGCGCCGCTGA
- a CDS encoding N,N-dimethylformamidase beta subunit family domain-containing protein, with protein MGTELNRRWESGTHAHSVSDPFGQGPLPWLRSPDQYVAGAEGAEVPWYVSVDAPGQRPLSAGVRGRPAVGSPLGANDEEQQIKGFASAGVVRPGGSVDLRVTVNPPREFTVDVFRIGHYAGDGAHHMTSSPLIAGMSQPAPMVVGRTVSCHHWWHTWRLQVPQHWRPGAYVAVLTTADMLHRSHIPFTVRDFEDQNRSAELLLVLPDVTWQAYNLFPEDGRSGASLYHAWDGGRLVGEPEAAVTVSFDRPHATAGLPLHVGHAYDFIRWAERYGYDLSYATATDLHAGLVDASRHRALVFPGHDEYWSEPMRRAAERARDGGTSLVFLSANTMYWRVELSPGPSGEPNRMLNCRKRQKVGPGSPAAGVPGAASALWRDAGEPEQHLLGLQYSGRVAAPVPLVARHTAHWLWDGTGVQEGEELPGLVAGEADRYYPKVALPEHSERVLLAHSPYRDLAGRVRHQETSLYRAPSGAYVFASGTFAWSPALDRPGLTDERIQRATANLLDRLCKNG; from the coding sequence GTGGGGACCGAACTCAACCGCCGCTGGGAGTCCGGGACGCACGCGCACAGCGTCTCCGACCCCTTCGGCCAGGGCCCGCTGCCCTGGCTGCGCAGCCCGGACCAGTACGTCGCCGGTGCCGAGGGCGCCGAGGTGCCCTGGTACGTCTCGGTGGACGCGCCCGGGCAGCGCCCGCTGTCCGCCGGGGTGCGGGGCAGACCGGCGGTCGGCAGCCCGCTCGGCGCCAACGACGAGGAACAGCAGATCAAGGGCTTCGCCTCGGCCGGGGTGGTCCGCCCCGGCGGCTCGGTGGACCTGCGGGTCACCGTCAACCCGCCCCGCGAGTTCACCGTCGACGTCTTCCGGATCGGCCACTACGCGGGCGACGGCGCCCACCACATGACGTCCAGTCCGCTGATCGCCGGCATGTCCCAGCCGGCCCCGATGGTGGTCGGCCGGACCGTCTCCTGCCACCACTGGTGGCACACCTGGCGGCTGCAGGTCCCGCAGCACTGGCGGCCCGGCGCCTACGTCGCCGTGCTCACCACCGCCGACATGCTGCACCGCAGCCACATCCCTTTCACGGTACGGGACTTCGAGGACCAGAACCGCTCCGCCGAGCTGCTGCTGGTGCTGCCCGACGTGACCTGGCAGGCGTACAACCTCTTCCCCGAGGACGGCCGCAGCGGCGCCAGCCTCTACCACGCCTGGGACGGCGGCCGGCTGGTCGGCGAGCCCGAGGCGGCCGTCACCGTCTCCTTCGACCGGCCGCACGCCACGGCCGGGCTGCCGCTGCACGTCGGCCACGCCTACGACTTCATCCGCTGGGCCGAGCGCTACGGCTACGACCTCTCCTACGCCACCGCCACCGACCTGCACGCCGGCCTGGTCGACGCCTCCCGGCACCGGGCGCTGGTCTTCCCCGGCCACGACGAGTACTGGTCCGAGCCGATGCGACGCGCCGCCGAGCGGGCCCGGGACGGCGGCACCTCGCTGGTCTTCCTCTCCGCCAACACCATGTACTGGCGGGTCGAGCTGAGCCCGGGCCCCTCCGGCGAGCCCAACCGGATGCTCAACTGCCGCAAGCGCCAGAAGGTCGGCCCGGGCAGCCCCGCGGCCGGGGTGCCCGGCGCCGCCAGCGCGCTGTGGCGCGACGCGGGCGAGCCCGAGCAGCACCTGCTCGGGCTGCAGTACTCCGGCCGGGTCGCCGCACCCGTCCCGCTGGTCGCCCGGCACACCGCGCACTGGCTCTGGGACGGCACCGGCGTCCAGGAGGGCGAGGAACTGCCCGGGCTGGTGGCCGGCGAGGCGGACCGCTACTACCCCAAGGTCGCGCTGCCCGAGCACAGCGAGCGGGTGCTGCTCGCGCACTCCCCGTACCGGGACCTGGCCGGCCGCGTCCGGCACCAGGAGACCTCGCTCTACCGGGCGCCGAGCGGCGCGTACGTCTTCGCCTCCGGCACCTTCGCCTGGTCGCCCGCGCTGGACCGCCCGGGGCTCACGGACGAGCGGATCCAGCGGGCCACCGCGAACCTGCTGGACCGGCTCTGCAAGAACGGCTGA
- a CDS encoding sterol carrier family protein — MPAKSRTYRPEKVRAALAGQIDALNEAVRLLCARPDAGELLDRPTRLGEWRVRELIAHLAVQIDWVPAHVEDPPEGRPPLDLLRWVERVGTVAPLLDEQARARAADPAGGFGGGPAAVAAAFQEAVAGLAAVLAGTDYQDPARRFEIRLGSMLLTDMWVTRLVETVVHADDLADALGTADFPHDKQAVAAVTRLLADAFADRAPGGAVELRVPPYAVVQAVEGPRHTRGTPPNVVETDPLTWIRLATGRVGWADAVAAATVSASGERSDLGAYLPVLA; from the coding sequence ATGCCTGCCAAGTCCCGTACCTACCGGCCCGAGAAGGTGCGCGCCGCGCTCGCCGGGCAGATCGACGCGCTGAACGAGGCCGTGCGGCTGCTCTGCGCCCGTCCGGACGCCGGGGAGCTGCTCGACCGGCCGACCCGGCTGGGGGAGTGGCGGGTGCGCGAGCTGATCGCGCACCTGGCCGTCCAGATCGACTGGGTGCCGGCGCACGTCGAGGACCCGCCGGAGGGGCGGCCGCCGCTGGACCTGCTGCGGTGGGTCGAGCGGGTCGGCACGGTCGCCCCGCTGCTCGACGAGCAGGCCCGGGCGCGGGCGGCGGACCCGGCGGGCGGGTTCGGGGGCGGGCCGGCGGCGGTGGCGGCGGCCTTCCAGGAGGCCGTGGCGGGGCTCGCCGCGGTCCTGGCCGGGACCGACTACCAGGACCCGGCCCGGCGGTTCGAGATCCGGCTCGGCTCGATGCTGCTCACCGACATGTGGGTGACCCGGCTGGTGGAGACGGTCGTGCACGCCGACGACCTGGCCGATGCGCTCGGGACCGCGGACTTCCCGCACGACAAGCAGGCCGTCGCCGCCGTCACCCGGCTGCTCGCCGACGCCTTCGCCGACCGGGCGCCCGGCGGCGCGGTCGAGCTGCGGGTGCCGCCGTACGCGGTGGTGCAGGCCGTCGAGGGGCCGCGGCACACCCGGGGCACGCCGCCCAACGTGGTCGAGACCGACCCGCTGACCTGGATCCGGCTGGCCACCGGCCGCGTCGGCTGGGCGGACGCGGTGGCCGCCGCCACGGTCTCGGCGAGTGGTGAGCGCAGCGACCTGGGGGCGTACCTGCCGGTGCTGGCCTGA
- a CDS encoding Lsr2 family protein has protein sequence MAQRVVVTLSDDLDGGAAAETVHFGVDGKSYEIDLSVDNAEKLREALAPFVAAGRRQSRTGKSFRRTALTPDPAAVRAWAQSRGMELPARGRIPKHVYEAFAEAN, from the coding sequence ATGGCTCAGCGTGTAGTTGTCACGCTCTCCGACGACCTGGACGGCGGCGCGGCCGCAGAAACCGTCCACTTCGGCGTCGACGGGAAGTCGTACGAGATCGATTTGTCCGTGGACAACGCGGAAAAGCTGCGGGAGGCCCTCGCCCCGTTCGTCGCGGCCGGCCGCCGCCAGAGCCGTACCGGAAAGTCCTTCCGCCGCACCGCCCTCACCCCCGACCCGGCCGCCGTGCGCGCCTGGGCCCAGTCCCGCGGCATGGAGCTGCCCGCCCGCGGCCGCATCCCGAAGCACGTCTACGAGGCCTTCGCCGAGGCGAACTGA
- a CDS encoding response regulator transcription factor, whose product MTDPAPVRVLLADDEHLIRGALAALLSLEEDIAVVAQAASGPEALAMAEAHRPDIAVLDLQMPGLDGIEVATRLRALLPDCRCMIVTGHGRPGYLKRALEVGVRGFLPKTVSAADLAGIIRTVRAGGRYVDPELAADAISAGETPLTPRETDVLELAADGTSIAGIAERASLSQGTVRNYLSSAVAKLGAENRHAAVRIAREHGWI is encoded by the coding sequence ATGACCGACCCCGCGCCCGTCCGCGTCCTGCTCGCCGACGACGAGCACCTGATCCGCGGCGCGCTCGCCGCGCTGCTCTCCCTGGAGGAGGACATCGCCGTGGTCGCGCAGGCGGCCTCCGGACCGGAGGCGCTGGCGATGGCCGAGGCGCACCGGCCGGACATCGCGGTGCTGGACCTCCAGATGCCCGGCCTGGACGGCATCGAGGTGGCCACCCGGCTGCGCGCGCTGCTGCCGGACTGCCGCTGCATGATCGTCACCGGCCACGGCCGCCCCGGCTACCTGAAGCGGGCGCTGGAGGTCGGCGTCCGGGGGTTCCTGCCGAAGACCGTCTCCGCGGCGGACCTGGCCGGGATCATCCGGACCGTCCGGGCCGGCGGCCGGTACGTCGACCCGGAGCTCGCGGCGGACGCGATCTCCGCCGGGGAGACACCGCTGACCCCGCGCGAGACCGATGTGCTGGAACTGGCCGCCGACGGCACCTCGATCGCCGGGATCGCGGAACGCGCCTCGCTCTCCCAGGGCACCGTGCGCAACTACCTGTCCTCGGCCGTCGCCAAGCTGGGCGCGGAGAACCGGCACGCGGCGGTGCGGATCGCCCGCGAGCACGGCTGGATCTGA
- the purL gene encoding phosphoribosylformylglycinamidine synthase subunit PurL, with the protein MSLDTVKNAEQTPDAAQPWAELGLKQDEYARIREILGRRPTGAELAMYSVMWSEHCSYKSSKVHLKQFGDKKPETDAMLVGIGENAGVVDVGQGYAVTFKVESHNHPSYIEPYQGAATGIGGIVRDILAMGARPVAVMDPLRFGAADHPDTRRVLPGIVAGIGGYGNCLGLPNIGGEVVFDSCYQGNPLVNALCVGVMKHEDIHLAQASGAGNKVVLYGARTGGDGIGGVSVLASETFDDTKPAKRPAVQVGDPFQEKLLIECTLEIFREKLVKGIQDLGGAGLSCATSELASAGSGGMRIDLDTVHLRDHTLSPEEILMSESQERMCAIVEPDKIDRFLEICEKWDVIANVIGEVTDGERLEIFWHGELVVDVPPRTVAHEGPTYQRPYARPSWQDALQGDAPTAERLARPTTGEGLKADLLKLASHPNQASKSWITDQYDRYVLGNTVLSHGEDSGMIRIDDETNLGVSVATDGNGRYTKLDPYTGAQLALAEAYRNVAAGGAKPLAVSDCLNFGSPEDPDVMWQFAEATRGLADACLTLGTPVTGGNVSLYNQTGEVAIHPTPVVAVLGVIDDVTRRTPMAFAEEGQLLYLLGDTEDELGGSAWSQAVHDHLGGLPPKVDLERERLLAEILIAGSRDGMVDAAHDLSDGGLGQALVESCLKGGRGARIVVPEGMDPFVFLFSESAGRAVVAVPRSEELRFNDMCTARGLPAVRIGVVDGDSLDVQGQFTVPLTELKDAHTGVIEALLA; encoded by the coding sequence ATGAGCCTCGACACCGTCAAGAACGCCGAGCAGACCCCGGACGCCGCCCAGCCCTGGGCCGAGCTCGGCCTCAAGCAGGACGAGTACGCCCGGATCCGGGAGATTCTCGGCCGCCGCCCGACCGGCGCGGAACTCGCCATGTACTCGGTCATGTGGTCGGAGCACTGTTCGTACAAGAGCTCCAAGGTCCACCTGAAGCAGTTCGGCGACAAGAAGCCCGAGACCGACGCCATGCTCGTCGGCATCGGCGAGAACGCCGGTGTGGTCGACGTCGGCCAGGGTTACGCGGTCACCTTCAAGGTCGAGTCGCACAACCACCCGTCGTACATCGAGCCCTACCAGGGCGCGGCCACCGGCATCGGCGGCATCGTCCGCGACATCCTGGCGATGGGCGCCCGCCCGGTCGCCGTGATGGACCCGCTGCGGTTCGGCGCGGCCGACCACCCGGACACCCGGCGCGTGCTGCCCGGGATCGTCGCGGGCATCGGTGGCTACGGCAACTGCCTGGGCCTGCCGAACATCGGCGGCGAGGTCGTCTTCGACTCCTGCTACCAGGGCAACCCGCTGGTCAACGCGCTGTGCGTGGGTGTCATGAAGCACGAGGACATCCACCTCGCGCAGGCCTCCGGTGCCGGCAACAAGGTCGTCCTGTACGGCGCCCGCACCGGTGGCGACGGCATCGGCGGCGTCTCGGTGCTCGCCTCCGAGACCTTCGACGACACCAAGCCGGCCAAGCGTCCGGCGGTCCAGGTCGGCGACCCGTTCCAGGAGAAGCTCCTGATCGAGTGCACCCTGGAGATCTTCCGGGAGAAGCTGGTCAAGGGCATCCAGGACCTCGGCGGCGCCGGGCTGTCCTGCGCCACCTCCGAGCTGGCCTCGGCCGGTTCCGGCGGCATGCGGATCGACCTCGACACGGTGCACCTGCGCGACCACACGCTCTCGCCCGAGGAGATCCTCATGAGCGAGTCGCAGGAGCGCATGTGCGCGATCGTCGAGCCGGACAAGATCGACCGCTTCCTCGAGATCTGCGAGAAGTGGGACGTCATCGCCAACGTCATCGGTGAGGTCACCGACGGCGAGCGGCTGGAGATCTTCTGGCACGGCGAGCTCGTGGTGGACGTGCCGCCGCGCACCGTCGCCCACGAGGGCCCGACCTACCAGCGCCCGTACGCCCGCCCGAGCTGGCAGGACGCGCTGCAGGGCGACGCCCCGACGGCCGAGCGGCTGGCCCGCCCGACCACCGGCGAGGGCCTCAAGGCGGACCTGCTGAAGCTCGCCTCGCACCCGAACCAGGCCTCCAAGTCCTGGATCACGGACCAGTACGACCGGTACGTGCTCGGCAACACCGTGCTCTCGCACGGCGAGGACTCGGGCATGATCCGGATCGACGACGAGACCAACCTCGGCGTCTCGGTCGCCACCGACGGCAACGGCCGCTACACCAAGCTGGACCCGTACACCGGCGCCCAGCTGGCCCTCGCCGAGGCGTACCGCAACGTCGCGGCCGGCGGTGCCAAGCCGCTCGCGGTCTCGGACTGCCTCAACTTCGGTTCCCCCGAGGACCCAGACGTGATGTGGCAGTTCGCCGAGGCCACCCGCGGCCTCGCCGACGCCTGCCTGACCCTGGGCACCCCGGTGACCGGCGGCAACGTCTCGCTGTACAACCAGACCGGCGAGGTCGCCATCCACCCGACCCCCGTGGTCGCGGTGCTCGGCGTCATCGACGACGTCACCCGCCGCACCCCGATGGCGTTCGCCGAGGAGGGGCAGCTGCTCTACCTGCTCGGTGACACCGAGGACGAGCTCGGCGGCTCGGCCTGGTCGCAGGCGGTCCACGACCACCTGGGCGGCCTGCCGCCCAAGGTCGACCTGGAGCGCGAGCGGCTGCTCGCCGAGATCCTGATCGCCGGCTCCCGGGACGGCATGGTCGACGCCGCGCACGACCTCTCCGACGGCGGCCTGGGCCAGGCGCTGGTGGAGAGCTGCCTCAAGGGCGGCCGGGGTGCCCGGATCGTGGTGCCCGAGGGCATGGACCCGTTCGTGTTCCTGTTCTCCGAGTCGGCCGGCCGCGCCGTCGTGGCCGTGCCGCGCAGCGAGGAGCTCCGGTTCAACGACATGTGCACCGCGCGGGGCCTGCCGGCCGTCCGCATCGGTGTGGTGGACGGCGACTCCCTGGACGTCCAGGGGCAGTTCACCGTTCCGCTGACGGAGCTGAAGGACGCCCACACCGGCGTCATCGAGGCCCTGCTGGCCTGA
- the purS gene encoding phosphoribosylformylglycinamidine synthase subunit PurS: MPVARVVVDVMLKPEILDPQGQAVQRALPRLGFTGISDVRQGKRFELELEGPVDDAALARIREAAETFLANTVIEDFTVRVEEDGK; this comes from the coding sequence GTGCCAGTGGCACGCGTCGTAGTCGACGTCATGCTCAAGCCGGAGATCCTCGACCCCCAGGGACAGGCGGTGCAGCGCGCGCTGCCCCGTCTCGGATTCACCGGGATCTCCGACGTCCGCCAGGGCAAGCGTTTCGAGCTGGAGCTGGAGGGCCCGGTCGACGACGCCGCGCTCGCCCGTATCCGCGAAGCCGCCGAGACCTTTCTCGCCAACACCGTGATCGAGGACTTCACCGTCCGCGTCGAGGAGGACGGCAAGTGA